ATACCTGTCccctttttattaaatttaaaatcacactTTGAGCTAgattctgttctcattttttatccTGCTTATCATCTAGTAATAGTTATTTTGCAAGTAAGACACTAATTATAATAGGCACATAGTAATTGTTTGCTCTCCGTGAGTGGCTACCACTTAGTGTAGTGATACACCCATTGCGTCGAAAACATGGAATTCGTCTGCATACAGTTAAAAGAATCTCTGTGTACCTCTCAGAGTATTTGCCTTGTGTGTTGAGCCACgtgaaaattatatgtaaaacCCTTGGCTTTAAGCAGGTAGCCTTCTTTGGAACCTCTGTGCCCTTCTCTTAACAGGTTCCCATCCTCTTCCTCATACTTGTCAGTTAGACTGCACATTTCATGCAGCCTCTGCTTACGGCTTCTTCAAATTTAATCTCTGGTCCCAAAGAGTATGTTTTTATGCCGATTCTGTTCGTAGGTATGAGGATAGGAGGAGAGTGATTGAAGTGTCCAGCTTTTAAGATTCCCTACAGAGCAGACTCTTGACATCTTCTCAACCCAAATGCTCCATTAACTAGCATGAATGAATCTTTAGCAGACAGCTGTAAAGTAATGCCCCTAGAGCATAGCAGATGtgtattttgcaatattttaaatcTCCGATGCCGATTTTCAAAGCATGGATAAACCTCAACCAgagtattttattcttcagttATACTGGGTAAGGACTTACTGTCGTTGTGATCCGAACCTGAATTTCCCACCCCTAAATCCTAAGGATGTCTTGTCCTGTATTACTTTCTTATCCTCTacgatcacttttttttttaaacgtttacttttatttattttgagaaggggtgggggcagagaagggtagacagagagggacagagagaatcccaagcaggctgcatgccatCAGttcagagccctacacggggctcgatctcacaaaccattgagatcatgacctaagccaaaatcaggagtcagatgtttgaccgactgagccacccaggagcccctctatgGTAGCTTTCTAATCCTTGAAACCATAGCTGTGCTCTCTAATATCAGTTGTCTACTTGGTCATTTTACTAATAAATCTTGAGGTTTTCTTTTAACTACCATGCATGAGCAGTAGCAGTCACTTGTGCACTTGTACCCAGACATTTAACAAGCAGACGGTAATAAtaatgaattttctttctcttcctaattATTTAGCTCTGTAAGAAGCATCATTTTGGAATTAACAAACCAGAGAAGATTGTACCATCTCCTGATGACTCAAAGTTTCTACTGAAGACCTTTACACACATTAAATCCAATGTGTCTGCtcctaataaaaagaaagtaagagttTCATTGATACGGGCTTGGAATCCATCTTTGATTACTTTTAAATTGAAGGGTAGTTTCCTTCCCAGGAAACTTGTTTTCAAACTGCTTGTCCCATGTATGGTTCTTGGGATTATTTTCACTTCCCTCCTAGGAAGTTGAGCATTATCCACACAATGCTGTACATTGAATTCCTGTAGTAATAGTAGATTAACTTCTTACAGGTTaaggaaagtaaagaaaaggagaagttgGAGAGGCGATTACTCGAGGAGTTGCTGAAGATGTTCATGGACTCAGAATCCTTTTACTATAGCTTGACTTACGACCTAACCAATTCGGTGCAGAGGCAAAGCACTGGGGAGAGGGACCCCCGTCCCCTCTGGCAGAAGGTACTTCTCTCATGGCTCAGGGCAGGCTTTGCCCTCCAGAATGATTTATAAGAAAGCTCAACATGTTTCTGAACTATTCATTCTCTACCTTTTCCAGGTTGATGACCGATTTTTTTGGAATAAATATATGATACAAGATCTTACTGAGATTGGTGTGAGTAGTTGTTTCTAAAATATCCTAAAGGTAGTTATGGTTGTTAAGCAAAGTTTTAAACACTGTATTAAAACGAATTCAAAATCTCACTAAaatgggagcacctggctggctgagtcggtagaccatgtgactctggacctcagggttgtgagtttgatccccacgttgggcatggagtctacttaaaaaaaaatctcactataatgttttcttctctagaatGGGAATCATTTAGCTATGAACACCAAGACCTTGTTTTAAGACAGTTCCCAACTCTACAGCCTAGCCACAGGCCTGCCTTTTTAGCAGGTTCCCGTGGGATAGAAGTAATTTAAGGCTGCGGAACTAATGTCCACAGAGTTCCTAGGAGACAGAGATTTTGTCTGCACCCATTGGAAATGGTGAAGTGtgctttttctttaatgatgCCAGTCACTTCCctttcctgtttcctcatctggggaTTGGAGTAGAAAGATCTTTGAGGACATTCCAGTACTGCCAGTATTTGAATCAAGGATGAGAGGGAATATGTTGAGATTATTGTATGAGGATCCTTCCAGTTTAATGGTTACTCTATTCCTTCACTCTGTCTCCTGTGTGGAAGAATTATACCCATCCAAGGACAGTTCACTCCGTCAACAAATATGTATGGAAGGCCTCCTATGTGCCAGTTGCTGTTTTGGACACAAAGTGGGCAAATAGCTGACTGGGTGACATACTATCTTTtcattaacttttcaaaaatttcaaaccTTTTTTCTCCTATCTCTCCCCCTTGGCAGTGGTTAGTATAAATGATTTTGACTTTAGCAGTGTCTCCCACGAGATATCTGTCATGCCTCTATTGGGAATGAGGCTTGAAAATGTTCTCACCTCTTTTTAGGAGGCTGATCAAACTGTGACCACTGAAACTCAGTGACAGGGGAGAAAAATAAGGGTGACGATAATGCATATTTTTCCGGCTTGCTGACACATTGGGCTCTAATAACGTTTTGCAGGGTTTCTGTCAGGAACTTTGAATTACCATTTAAAATTGATGGCTTGCAGTAGAGGTGGCGTTTGGCCACGTATGTTTCTCTGTTCCCGTCAAGAGTTCTGCATTGTTGctagaacaaaaatacaaataatgagGATGGTGGTAAGGATAATGAATGCATATAGACCCTTCATAATTTTCAATTCTAACCACCTTCCTAGGATCCTGTCTGCTGCTCCATAAAACAAAACTGTGAGACAGGTCCTGCCCGGCTTATGTGGTTATGGATGATGAGGTGGGTTTGAAGGTCATGGTGAGGTTAAGGCTGGATACAGTTGTGGAGacgggagagaaagagaacaacacCCTAGAGTACTTCTTACCCTTCACTCTCCCTGCAGACAGTCAGCCGGGAAATTGGAGTATTCTTAGCCTCAAAGGCACAGAAGGGGAAATGTCTAACTGTAATTAATACTCTCCTAATTATGTTGGGTGACAttgtaaaataagatatttatggaaagcgtttttttttttccttttcctttttttttttttttttggttcatttacTATGTGGATTTTAGCTTGGCAAGGCAAGTTTTTTCTAAACTAGAACATAGAGTTGGACCTCTGCGCTTTGTAGTAAGGGGATCAGAGTTGGTTGTATGTTGTTAAAGCCTTGATACAACGGTGAGTTAAAAATCAGCCTataagtggtttttttgttttttgttttttctgtaccAATGGGAATAATCATAGTAGCTATGTCTGTTAAATCCTTACAATAAGGCAGGCACTATGCCAAacactttttacattttactcattcactcaaccaaatgaggtaacagtttttcctatttctcaaaGCAGGACGTTGGGGCACGGTGAGGTTAAGTGATTCATCAGAGTGAGTTCGTAAGTGGTGGAGGTTGAATTTGTTACCAGGCAGTGTGGCTTCTATCCGGTGGGTCCTCTTAGGcagctctttttatttatttatttttgtaagtaatctctatacccaatgtggggctcaaacttgtgaccccgagatcaagagtctcacgctatatctgctctaccgactgagccagccagggacctcTCAGGCAGCTATTTTTGAATGCTCACCATAGAGAAAAAGGCTCTCCcctttgtcttccttcctcccttttttctgcCATTCTCCAATAAACAGAAAACATGGTTAAGAAACAGAAGGTTTCTGCTTCTGGGAAACCGACAAATATGTGCTAGCCTCTATTTAAGAAAGCAGCAGGACCATACAGAATAGAAACAACATGATATTCATATTGTTTTCAGACACCAGATGTGGACTTTTGGATTCTCCCCATTATCCAAGGTTTCGTGCAGATTGAAGAACTTGTGGTTAATTATAATGAATCATCTGATGATGAGAAAAGCAGCCCAGAGACCCCCCCTCAGGAGTCCACCTGTGTAGATGACATTCACCCACGATTTCTCGTGGCTCTCATTTCACGCCGAAGTAGGCACAGAGCAGGTGAGTAAAAGGGCTGAAATCATGTGCAAGTTAAATTCAGACGAGAATGGAAAAGCTGCAGATGGGTTGAAATGCTAATGACAATAATGGAGTTGGAAGCATAATTGGCTTCAAAGTGCTCAGTGACTCTAAATCGTGTGATGTAATTGGGGACCAATTTTTGGAGGGAGGTGAATGGGGGAGAGttaacaaaagcagaaagaaaaagaggtatatatatggagaagagaagaaagtcacTTGGGATATGTTTCTAAATACCATTGTTCCCACTGACAGCCTGTATCACGGTAATAAATCCTTCCTGAGCACCAGCGCCCTCGGGAAAACCTTTCCCTTTCAGTTCACAGAAAGTAGCTTTGCTTCAACTTGTACAAAACAATGATGCATAGAGTTATGAGTTTGGGGGAAGTTGATTCTGTTCTGCCTGGAAGTTGCACATTAGATCCTTAAAGCTATCCTGGAAGATGGATTTGGTTAAGAAGCATAtctaatcaggggcgcctgggtgtctcagtcggttaagcatccgacttcggctcagatcatgatctcacagttcgtgggtttgagccctgcatcgggctctgtgctgacagcctggagcctgctttggattctgtctccctctctctctgcccctcccctgcatgtgctctatgtccctctctctcaaaataaacattaaaaaaaaaaaaaaaaagctgtagcaTATCTAATCAGactaaataatgtttttttatgttgttttctgttttaattttcttttaggaatGCGTTATAAGCGAAGAGGAGtggataaaaatggaaatgttgcCAATTATGTGGAAACTGAGCAGTTGATTCATGTTCATAATCATACTTTGTCATTTATTCAAACACGAGGCTCTGTGCCTGTCTTTTGGAGCCAGGTTGGGTATCGATATAATCCGCGACCACGACTGGACAAAAGTAAGCATGTTCATTACTTAGTTTGCAGTGATGATTTgagagagtattttttaaaatattaggtaTTTTATAGGTTTGGATTTGCTTGGCCAGATActtcatttaaaacaatattccAGTTGGTGAGATTTAATAGAGATATTGTAATTGCAAGAGTTATAATGGTTGTTGACAGTTTAAGTAAGttgtttaacaataaaaaatgccctaacaatagaataaaataaagcttatttCACAGATTTTAGTTGTTGTTTCTTTGGAGAATACTTtatgaaatgtttacttttggaAAAGGGTAAATGTAGCCAATGTTAATAGAAGCAGGAGATATGTTCAGATGGCATCTACAAAAAATAGATCAGATGCCTTTACTCAAGTATCTCGCTGTGTAAGGTTTGTTGTTTTAACTACTGAGGATTTAATTTCTTCTAGTATTTTAACTTTAGCGCTGGAATGGCTAAATCCTATCAGTCTAACCAGGTAACTCAATgaggttgattttaaaaattgtttacagaatatttttctctcaaaactcAATTGATATTTGTAAGAATCCAGTAAACCTTCAgtttataatattcatatttttagagGAGTTTTATTCTCTTACTATAAACTACATGGAACCCTTTCTGACAACAGGCTGGACACATGAACAATAAAGGTCCTGATTACATAGTGTGCTTTTCCAGTGTGACCTGGTGCAGCCTAACTGGGGGGAAAAGGAATCTGAGGGCTTTGGCTTTGGctcattgtatttaaaaatactggttTTAGACCATCTTAGTTACATTTGGTGGCCAAGAAATTGTTGAAAAGTAAGAGTAAGGGTGGAATAGACACTAATTTCTGTCTCAaacatgggaaggaaaaatagattttGTATCACTTCTTTGTAGGTGAAAAGGACACCATTGCCTATTTCTGTGCCCATTTCGAAGAACAactgaaaatttacaaaaaacagGTGGGCTTTGATCTGTATTAATGTTCCTTCATTTTCAGCCATGGTTATGtatctatttctttaaatttcatgaaaataacAATATACTATTTGTAGTTAAACAAAATGGTATCTTGCCATGAAGTTGAAGAATACATAAGCTAAGAGTATTTCTAATATTCTCTAGGAAGAATTGAATCAGCTACTTTAGACTGTTTTTAGATAAGAATTAGTCTACTGTCGTTAATTTTTATAGTTGAAGAAGTATCCAGAGTAAGGAAAGAAAGGCATCTCTCAGTACCACCTGTAGTTCTGCCTCCTGAAGATAACAATTTGATATGCATCTATCTTCAagatcttttctctctgcccacctctcttatgtatttatatgtaggACTGTGATCATATAGACTAAAATCAAGTGAAAACTGTTAAGTGAAATTACAAGTTCAATAAGATGACCAGATTTCAGATACAAGATTTGTATAGAATAACCTGTGGGGGATAAGCTTGGGGAATaagcactgatgggttaacaaggcataaagaattataaagccagggacgcctgggtggctcagtctgttgagagtctggcttcggctcgggtcatgatctctcagttgtcaagttcgagccccgcgtcaggctctgtgctgacagctcagagcctggagcctgcttctgattctgtgtctccctctctctctgcctctcttccccccccccccccccacctcatgctctgtctctgtctcaaaaataaagataaacatttttttttaattaaaaaaaaaaaaaaagaattacaaagccataggatgctcacacccaagtttgggtaaacaagattaagCGTTATAAGGATAGAGAAGGGGGGGGGTGCTAAGGCCCCCAGAATAGAGTAGGTgggggcaaaggcccccaatACAAAGATATGTAGGGTAAGCAAGATTACCCCCCCAAGCCCCCCAAATTAGTGTTATAGCAGAaagctttcacaggaaggaaggaccaaattaggtaaacaggtaaatagcgCTATAGACTGCTGCCCTGCGGTGATGCTGCCCAGAGCTGAACTGATTAACAAAacaaaggtgccttgttaaccctgaggttattttccctgtcttatcccctaggctagctaagataaacagacgcAGTGCCTCCTGTCTGCctttaacaaccatctgcccggtgccaggattttgttttatattgacccaaaccccaaacaccgtaaatcttcaaaaccccctttccctcatgcccatgagttaatgttcacagattcattgtctctttatgTACTCCCATCAAGTTTGTAAgccttttaatcttcataaatacggagcaaggacccttatttggggctcttgtcttttcccagacatgagccatctctcacttttaaTCCTGCATCTGTTCTTTTGCTggccaagagagaactttagactcaGAGTCTACGATAATAACCTGTAAGTCTGATCCATTTGCAATGACCAGTCCGAATGTGTAATGCTATAGGATGCATTTTtctaacagcaacaaaaataaaaaaggaagaaataacctAAAAcctaataaacatacaaaaaaagataGCTTGTGtatgggggtgggagatgggacGAAGAATTACCaaagaatgcaaaggaaaacctggataaatggagaaaaaataccATGTTCCTGGAAAGAAGGATTAATACTGAATAGATTTCAGTTCTTCCAAAATTAATGTAGAAATTTCGTGCAGTCCCAAAGTCTGAGcagggaaataaaaagcaaaccctcatggccacctgggtggctcagtagagtGTCAGACTtaagctcaggttgtgatctcacggtgcatgggttcgagccccgagtcaagctcactgctatcagtacatagcccgcttcggatcctctgtcctgtctctctgtccctcccctccttgtgctctctctctctcaaaaatcaaaaaattttaaaacacctcagattgaaaaaattataaagtttgaCAGTAAGAAATAAAGGCAAGTAATTGGGGAAATGAGAACGCTCACAGATTGCTAGAGGAAACATAAGTTGGTATAGCTATTTTGAATGGTATtatcaatcaaaataaaatatgcttctaCTGTTAATCTGGTAGTTTTGCTTTTTGGTATCTTTcctacatattatatatagaagTCATTTCTAGGTGGATATGGATCTGAATGCAAAAAGTTAAACTGtaaactttttaaaggaaaatatagggtttttttgttttgttttgttttgttttaaaaagacccAAGGCCTTGGCCCAGACTCACCTTGGCACCCCCAGAGCATCTTTTTGATCTTTGGTCTTAGTCAGGACTTAAAAAGCATTAaccaataatgaaaaatattgatacatttgactttactaaatttttaattgttatcaaagttttatcatttatttaaactgtattaaaattaaataggacTTAAATCCCAaaccataatgaaaaaaataatttagactttattaaaataaagaacttctgTTTATTAAGAGGCACCACTAAGAATGGAAAAGCAATTCACAAAGTAGaagatatttaagattttttaatacatatataggACAAAAGATTCCTATCTAgagttactaaaaacaaaaaacaaaaaaacctcttaaaaacGCTAAAAATAGATGTACAAcctaaaagaaaaggcaacaaaagaCTTAAGCAGATGTTCATGAAAAAGTGTATTTAATAGGCCAATAAACATCTGAAAGGGTGTTGAActtcacccatcatcagggaaatacaaactaaaaccgCTTATAcaccagaatgactaaaataaaacaatcatacATACCAAGTTCCATTAAGGATGTGAAATAACTGGGACTCtaatacaaaaaaatgtttaaatgtaccTGAAACTCACGTTCAATCCAGGAGGCATGTACAAGAGCATTTTTTGCAGCATGAAAGTAACCCGACTGTTCATCAGAACGTCAGTGGATAAACAGTGTGAcacatttaaggggcgcctgggtggcttggttggttaagcgtccgacttcagctcaggtcatgatctcgcagtccgtgagttcgagccctgcgtcgggctctgtgctgacggctcagagcctggagcctgtttcagattctgtgtctccctctctctctgcccctcccccgttcatgctctgtctttctctgtctcaaaaataaataaacgttaaaaaaaaaaaaattaaaaaaaaaaaagtgttgactACAGACGCTTAAAAACGATGAGGTAGATCTGTGTGCACTAGCATGGAAACATCTTAAGATCACACAGCGAGAAAAGACTGTAAGAGCATATGGTGTGTTGCcatctcaaacccacaaaacaaaaccgTGTCATTTATATACATGTAGTTCTTTTACACATATATGTTCTCACACATATGTGGCATGCACATTTATGTAGGCATACCTTTATATGGGCTGAAAGGGCACACACCGAACGGTAACCGTTGTTACCTCCAGGGAAGGGTGTGGGTCTGGGTTGTGGTGAGGAGGGATTTGAcctttatgtttgaaattttttttttttaacttgttttatttttttaaatttacatccaaattagttagcatctagtgcaacagtgatttcaggagtagattccttagtgccccttacccatttagcccatccccccttccacaacccctcgagcaaccctcagtttgttctccatatttatgagtctcttctgttttgtccccctccctgtttttatattatttttgtttcctttcccttctgttcatttgttttctcttaaagtcctcatatgagtgaagtcctttgatttttgtctttctctaatttcacttaggataacaccctctagttccatccacgtagttgcaaatggcaagatttcattctttttgattgccgagtaatactccattgtatatatataccacatcttctttatccatttatccatcgatggacatttgggctctttccatcctttggctattgtcgatagtgctgctataaacatgggggtgcatgtgtcccttcgaaacagcacacctgtatcccttggatcaaTGTCTAGTACtgccattgctgggtcacagggtggttctatttttagttttttgaggaacctccatactgttttctagagtggctgcaccggcttgcattcccatatGGTTGAAATTTTTTACAGTGTGAATAAGTTCATATATCAGCAATATGTGCAATTATAACTAGCACTACagaaaataaaccacaatttattatttttttaatgtttatttatttttgagataatgtgagattgtgacctgagctaaagtcagatgcttaaccgactgggctacCTAGGTGCTCCAAACCACAATTTAAATGTAACAACTAGGGGCgacttggctggctcagctggcgagcatgcgactcttgatctcaggattgtgggtttgagccccgtgtcgggctctgtgctgacagctcacagcctggaacctgctttggattctgtgtcttccctctctctctgcccctcccccagtctcactctgtctctctttctcaaaaataaataaacattaaaaaaaaatagacttgcttaaaaaatgaattttaatgataCTGAAGCGTGTAAAGGAAGCAGTAACAATAACCTCCTTAACCACCCTCATCCCTGTTCTGTATGGACTTTTAAAGCCTATTTGTACACGTCAGTTTTACCAGCGTGTGTATTGAGCAGACACCTCCTTTCTGATAGTACCCCAGTAATGTTCCCTTGTCCACCTGCATCCCCTGGGTAATTGCTTTCTGGGAGGTGGGCCCACGGTCAGCCTGACTCAGTCAGGGTGGCACCACTGTTCCTGTTGCCAGTGATTGGCTTAGGCATTGGCCTGTTTGTGCTCATTGGCAGTTTGGCCAGTGAGGGATGATGTGAGGGAAGTCTGCTGGGAAGCTTCTGGGAAAGATTTCCTGCTCTAATAAATAAGCGGAGATACAGGACCCAACAGTCCCTCCGTGATTGTTGTGTGTGGATGTGACGTGCCGCTGCAGCTATGGCAAAACCATGAATGAACTGGCCTCAGGGCTGACCAGTGTGCTGAGGATGGCAGAGCAAAAAGATGGAGAGAATTGGTACTGGTGCCACTGAATTAAGCAATTCCGGAACCATGCCGCTTCCAGACTTCTTGCTCTGAGACCTGAGTCACTgatttgtcatttgcagcaaAAGCCCATCTggacacatgtatatatacacatttaaaattaagtCAATGGAGGGCTATACCATGTATGCAATTCTGCAGCTGTTTTCACTTAATGTTCCATGGCTGTTATTTAACCGTTTATCTCTTGGTGGACCCTTAGGATCTAGTTTTTGctattgtaaaaacaaaaattccagaaAACAACTTTTGTGTACTTTGGGACACTTAGTTGCTTTACAGAACAGATTTCTAGAGGCAGAATGACTGGATCAAACAGGATGCATTTAAACTTGATAACTACCACTTTGTTGTTCCCCAAAAGATCCCAACAGTTTATACCCTCAGCAACAGTGGGAGCCATGCCCATCTCCCCATGTATTCACCAATGCTGATGACATTTAGGATTCAATTTTTGCCTCTGTAAAGATGAAAGctagttttctgttttaaaattagtatttctttttttttttttaagagcttttatttaaattccatttagttaacatacagcgtaatattagtttcagggataCAATATGGCAACTCAACACTTCCATTCAATTCcaggtactcatcacaagtgtcctccttagtccccatcacctatttaacccatccctccacccatctcccctccggtaaccaccagtttgttttctacagttgagagtctgtctcttggtttgcctctgtctctttgATTATTAACAAAGTCGTAGCCTCATGTTTATtgactatttatatattttctcttgtgaATTTTCTCTGTATTGTGAATTTACTCTTCCTCTTACTGAATTTATAGCACTCTTATATAGTATTGCTTTAATGTTACAGGTCTGTTCCCCCACGTAGtcctttgtgtctttttgttttgttttacctttgcTTACTTGTATTGTCATTGGGTAaagaggttttaaatttttatgttgtcacatttgtccatctttttctttatgcCCTCTGGTTCTTACGCTTAGAAAGTCACGTCCCATCCTACAGTTATGGG
The sequence above is drawn from the Panthera tigris isolate Pti1 chromosome D2, P.tigris_Pti1_mat1.1, whole genome shotgun sequence genome and encodes:
- the INPP5F gene encoding phosphatidylinositide phosphatase SAC2 isoform X2: MELFQAKDHYILQQGERALWCSRRDGGLQLRPATDLLLAWNPICLGLVEGVIGKIQLHSDLPWWLILIRQKALVGKLPGDHEVCKVTKIAVLSLSEMEPQDLELELCKKHHFGINKPEKIVPSPDDSKFLLKTFTHIKSNVSAPNKKKVKESKEKEKLERRLLEELLKMFMDSESFYYSLTYDLTNSVQRQSTGERDPRPLWQKVDDRFFWNKYMIQDLTEIDTRCGLLDSPHYPRFRAD